The Candidatus Desulfatibia profunda genome contains a region encoding:
- the fusA gene encoding elongation factor G — protein MSDSAESLRNIALVAHGGSGKTSLAEVMLFNTGVINRLGRVEDGNTAMDFEPEELKRQISISSAFHQFTWKKHTVNLIDTPGDQNFFSDTKSCMQAADGAVVVIDAVDGVKVQTEQAWDIAHEFNLPCVIFINKLDRERADFFRTFQEAGEILAPKPIILQLPIGKESNFQGVIDLIRKKAYMYDAKGKGTQVDIPADMQDQVEEEREVLIENVLESDDALLERYLEGESMSDDDIKSALRKGTLARAFVPVLCGSATKNIGIDLIQNFIVSCMPSPVDRGAWIVTDAAGENKMECHPDPEAPFAGLVFKTVADPFAGRLSIFRVVSGTLGADGTFFNVNKNTKERFNQLFRLAGKEQIPVKHACPGSIVAVAKLKETTTGNSLCDDNRKIKFHCAEPLPSLISFAVEAKTKGDEDKVFTSLSKLMEEDASLKLTRNAETKQILISGLGQIHIEAAVEKLKRKFNVEVRLSLPKVPYKETIKKKVRVQGKHKKQTGGHGQYGDCWVQIEPLPRGSGFEFVDKVVGGVIPRQYIPAVEKGIIESRQKGILSGFPCIDFRATLDYGSYHAVDSSEMAFKIAGSLAFKKAAAEAEPVLLEPIMNISITTPDEYMGDIMGDLNSRRGRVLGMDSKGKNQIIKAQVPMAEFLTYAPDLRSMTGGRGIFSMEFSHYDEVPAQISQKLVEEINKSKE, from the coding sequence ATGTCTGATAGTGCCGAGAGTTTAAGGAACATTGCGTTAGTGGCCCACGGGGGTTCAGGAAAGACCTCTCTGGCTGAGGTAATGCTTTTTAATACAGGCGTGATTAACAGACTGGGACGCGTCGAAGACGGGAATACGGCCATGGACTTTGAGCCGGAAGAATTAAAGCGTCAAATTAGTATAAGTAGCGCATTTCATCAATTTACTTGGAAAAAACATACGGTAAACCTTATCGACACCCCCGGGGATCAAAATTTCTTTTCAGATACCAAAAGCTGCATGCAGGCTGCAGACGGTGCGGTTGTGGTCATAGATGCCGTTGACGGCGTTAAGGTCCAGACTGAACAGGCCTGGGATATAGCCCATGAATTCAACCTGCCCTGTGTTATTTTTATCAATAAGCTTGACCGCGAACGGGCTGATTTTTTTCGAACGTTTCAAGAGGCCGGCGAAATTTTAGCGCCCAAGCCGATCATACTTCAACTTCCAATTGGAAAAGAATCGAATTTTCAGGGAGTTATAGATCTTATCCGCAAGAAAGCCTATATGTATGATGCTAAAGGCAAAGGAACCCAAGTCGATATCCCTGCTGACATGCAGGATCAGGTTGAAGAAGAAAGAGAGGTCCTGATCGAAAATGTGCTTGAATCGGACGACGCACTCTTGGAACGCTATCTTGAGGGTGAATCCATGTCGGACGATGATATCAAGAGCGCTTTAAGAAAAGGCACATTGGCACGAGCATTTGTGCCGGTTCTTTGCGGATCGGCCACCAAGAATATCGGCATTGATCTCATCCAGAATTTTATCGTCAGCTGTATGCCCTCCCCTGTCGATCGCGGGGCCTGGATCGTCACCGATGCCGCCGGCGAAAACAAGATGGAATGTCATCCTGACCCGGAGGCACCTTTTGCCGGATTGGTGTTCAAAACAGTTGCCGATCCCTTTGCCGGGCGCCTTTCCATATTCAGGGTTGTTTCAGGGACGTTGGGGGCGGACGGAACGTTTTTTAATGTCAATAAAAACACCAAGGAACGCTTCAATCAGCTCTTTAGACTTGCCGGTAAAGAACAGATACCGGTAAAACACGCCTGTCCGGGCTCAATTGTCGCGGTCGCCAAATTAAAAGAAACCACCACGGGTAATTCGCTGTGCGATGACAATCGCAAGATTAAATTTCATTGCGCAGAACCGCTTCCCAGCCTGATTTCCTTTGCGGTTGAAGCCAAAACAAAGGGGGACGAAGACAAGGTATTTACCTCCCTGTCAAAGCTGATGGAAGAAGATGCTTCCTTGAAGCTTACGCGCAATGCCGAAACCAAGCAGATTCTTATATCCGGCTTGGGGCAGATTCACATTGAAGCTGCTGTTGAAAAGCTCAAACGAAAGTTCAACGTTGAAGTCCGGTTGAGCCTTCCAAAAGTCCCTTACAAAGAAACCATTAAAAAGAAAGTTCGAGTCCAGGGAAAACACAAAAAACAAACCGGCGGCCACGGCCAGTACGGCGACTGCTGGGTCCAGATAGAGCCGCTCCCCAGAGGAAGCGGTTTTGAGTTTGTCGATAAAGTTGTCGGCGGTGTGATACCGAGACAGTATATTCCGGCAGTTGAAAAAGGCATTATAGAATCCAGACAGAAAGGGATTCTGTCCGGATTCCCATGCATAGATTTTAGGGCCACTCTGGATTACGGATCCTATCATGCAGTTGATTCTTCTGAAATGGCGTTTAAGATTGCCGGCTCTCTGGCGTTTAAGAAAGCCGCCGCTGAGGCCGAACCGGTTCTACTGGAACCTATCATGAATATTTCAATTACGACCCCGGACGAGTACATGGGTGATATCATGGGGGATCTTAACAGCAGACGTGGTCGGGTCCTGGGCATGGACAGCAAAGGGAAAAACCAGATTATTAAAGCACAAGTCCCCATGGCTGAATTTCTAACCTATGCTCCGGATCTAAGATCTATGACCGGAGGCCGCGGCATATTTTCTATGGAATTTTCACATTATGATGAAGTTCCTGCTCAGATTTCGCAAAAACTTGTGGAAGAGATCAACAAAAGTAAAGAATAA
- a CDS encoding thermonuclease family protein translates to MKKYGFLFQLLFLSFSIISSITRPSVAQELFKVRWVNDGDTVVLTDGRHVRYIGINAPEIDHENQRAEPYGYQAKKYNEKLVLSKTICLQFDKEQYDQYGRLLAYVFLPGMAGNVLD, encoded by the coding sequence ATGAAAAAATACGGTTTTCTTTTCCAGCTATTGTTTTTATCCTTTTCTATTATCTCCAGTATCACCAGACCATCTGTTGCCCAGGAGCTGTTTAAAGTAAGGTGGGTGAATGACGGGGATACCGTGGTTTTGACAGATGGGCGGCATGTCCGTTACATTGGGATCAACGCGCCTGAAATTGACCATGAAAACCAAAGGGCCGAACCCTACGGATATCAGGCAAAGAAGTATAATGAAAAACTTGTCCTATCAAAAACGATTTGCTTGCAGTTTGACAAAGAGCAATATGACCAGTATGGACGACTGCTGGCCTATGTCTTTTTGCCGGGTATGGCGGGAAATGTCCTCGATTAG
- a CDS encoding DNA photolyase: MTFSKLYIEQQVAHLPEVASIRSRLNIPSEIVEDGQNIFDWVSCADDPVREGKKLLFLTRNKGAFIKDCPGTRVYTCCGYKILHIGTYCTMDCSYCILQSYFHPPVLQYFINHDDLLAELDRMFLEKTVYRIGTGEFTDSMIWEAWTELTNLLIPKFAAQSHVVLELKTKTTAIERLKLIGHNRKTIVAWSLNTSRVICNEERYTASLSARIRAAAACESWGYPLAFHFDPLVIYDGCDEDYRQVVRQLFSHVSSENIVWISLGSFRFMPSLKPIIQKRFPGSKIIYGEFITGLDGKMRYFKPLRIDLYRKMTDWIREIAPDVLIYFCMEDDEVWQKALGFTPAERGGLPRMLDESAVRICGLNRQTAPSSVKDAK; this comes from the coding sequence TTGACTTTTTCTAAACTTTATATCGAACAGCAAGTGGCTCATCTACCCGAGGTTGCTTCCATCCGCTCTCGCCTGAATATACCTTCGGAAATAGTTGAGGACGGGCAAAACATTTTTGATTGGGTTTCTTGCGCCGATGATCCCGTTCGAGAGGGCAAGAAGCTCCTTTTTCTAACCCGGAACAAAGGTGCATTCATCAAGGATTGTCCCGGCACCCGGGTGTATACATGCTGCGGTTATAAAATACTTCACATCGGGACTTACTGTACCATGGACTGTTCCTATTGTATTCTGCAGTCCTATTTTCATCCGCCGGTTCTTCAATATTTTATAAACCATGATGACCTCTTGGCAGAGTTGGATCGGATGTTTCTGGAAAAGACCGTCTACAGAATCGGGACCGGAGAATTTACCGACAGTATGATATGGGAAGCATGGACCGAACTGACAAACCTGCTGATTCCTAAATTTGCAGCCCAGTCTCATGTCGTATTGGAACTTAAGACAAAGACAACGGCCATTGAAAGGTTGAAACTGATAGGTCACAACCGTAAAACCATCGTTGCCTGGTCTTTGAATACAAGTCGAGTTATTTGTAACGAGGAACGTTACACGGCATCCCTTTCCGCCAGAATCCGGGCAGCAGCAGCATGTGAATCATGGGGTTATCCCCTTGCGTTCCATTTTGATCCGTTGGTTATTTATGACGGCTGTGATGAAGATTACCGTCAAGTCGTACGGCAGTTGTTCTCCCATGTCTCTTCAGAAAATATTGTTTGGATCAGTCTTGGAAGTTTTCGATTCATGCCGTCTTTAAAACCGATCATACAAAAACGCTTTCCGGGTTCAAAAATCATATACGGAGAATTCATAACCGGCCTTGATGGTAAGATGCGATATTTTAAGCCGCTCCGCATTGATCTTTACCGAAAGATGACGGACTGGATTCGGGAAATTGCCCCGGATGTTCTGATCTATTTTTGCATGGAAGATGACGAAGTCTGGCAAAAGGCTCTTGGATTTACCCCGGCTGAACGCGGCGGCCTCCCGAGAATGCTGGATGAGAGCGCCGTCAGGATTTGTGGGCTGAATCGCCAAACAGCACCTTCATCGGTCAAGGATGCAAAATAG
- a CDS encoding 50S ribosomal protein L11 methyltransferase translates to MFYRIGNLVVRSPYSLRRPKKGEDCLVLRTCRSFPPAHPSTKAALTVLQRLEVKNKARILDIGCGSGILGLAAALKNGAAALGCDISFAAISASIQNAVFNRMENRLHLLRGSADAIKGGFQLILANLPAAVHTEMFDHYRRLTIPNESLLVVSGFCDVNAAGVEEELFSKGFRVLERVVVEAWAAAITPEYTYTWVGLGLKRVD, encoded by the coding sequence ATGTTCTATCGTATCGGAAATTTAGTTGTCCGCTCACCCTATAGTCTCAGAAGGCCCAAAAAAGGGGAAGACTGTCTGGTCCTTAGGACCTGCCGTTCCTTTCCTCCGGCGCACCCTTCAACAAAAGCCGCGCTTACCGTCCTTCAGCGATTAGAGGTTAAAAATAAAGCCCGAATCCTCGATATAGGCTGCGGTTCTGGAATTTTAGGGCTGGCGGCGGCACTCAAAAACGGCGCTGCCGCCCTGGGCTGCGACATTAGCTTTGCAGCCATAAGCGCTTCAATTCAAAATGCGGTTTTCAACCGGATGGAAAACAGGCTACATCTTTTGCGCGGATCTGCAGATGCGATTAAAGGGGGATTCCAGCTTATCCTTGCCAACCTGCCGGCGGCCGTTCATACGGAAATGTTCGACCACTACCGTCGCCTTACAATCCCAAACGAAAGCTTGCTCGTTGTTTCCGGATTCTGCGACGTTAACGCGGCGGGTGTCGAGGAGGAACTCTTCTCCAAGGGCTTTAGGGTGCTGGAAAGAGTGGTTGTGGAGGCCTGGGCCGCAGCAATCACCCCCGAATACACCTATACCTGGGTGGGACTGGGTCTTAAAAGAGTGGATTAA
- a CDS encoding metallophosphoesterase family protein yields the protein MQVAVLSDIHANIEAFQAVLRDLEHQADRVLNLGDLVGYNASPNECVELAMKIGMDSIQGNHDQAICNPNLAEKFNIYAHKAILWTKKVLTDENTQFLCSLSESFNTTCGMAFHGSPESTLNYIGLHSQAKAVLKKMKKGCWGETNVCFFGHTHKRKIWRMDIRGKVAPVEIPTDGIVRLDREEFYLLNPGSVGQPRNGDPRSSYLIFDTVNHTVNFRRVGYDLGAAMRKIIAADLPDFFANRLIHGH from the coding sequence GTGCAAGTGGCGGTTCTCTCGGATATCCATGCCAATATTGAGGCGTTTCAAGCGGTGCTTCGTGATCTTGAGCATCAAGCGGATAGGGTCCTGAATTTGGGAGACCTCGTCGGCTACAATGCCAGTCCCAACGAATGTGTGGAGCTTGCTATGAAAATAGGGATGGATTCCATTCAGGGCAACCATGACCAAGCCATATGCAATCCAAATCTTGCCGAGAAGTTCAACATCTATGCGCATAAGGCAATCCTGTGGACAAAAAAAGTCCTTACTGACGAGAACACACAGTTTTTGTGCAGTCTGTCGGAAAGTTTCAATACAACCTGCGGAATGGCCTTCCACGGCTCTCCCGAAAGCACGCTTAATTATATCGGCCTCCATTCCCAGGCTAAAGCCGTTTTAAAGAAGATGAAAAAGGGATGTTGGGGTGAAACGAATGTTTGCTTTTTCGGTCACACTCACAAAAGGAAAATCTGGCGCATGGATATCCGGGGAAAAGTAGCGCCTGTTGAAATTCCCACAGATGGTATTGTCCGTCTCGACAGAGAGGAATTTTATCTTTTAAACCCCGGGAGTGTCGGCCAACCCCGAAATGGCGACCCCAGATCCTCATACTTGATCTTCGACACTGTCAACCATACGGTGAATTTCAGACGGGTTGGCTATGATTTGGGCGCAGCCATGAGAAAAATTATTGCCGCTGACCTTCCTGATTTTTTTGCAAACAGGCTTATACACGGGCATTAA
- a CDS encoding GNAT family N-acetyltransferase, which translates to MTGKQELKKTGKLKDGTEVILRPMTKADRQVVGDFFSRLTPSVLQYVRNDVTDPQVLDKWFEQLNYERVFPLLALIENRVVADATLHRVAHGWRRHLGTIRIVVDPEFHEKGLGTLMINELIDLAQEFGLEKLMVEFPLKAHGALAMFKKAGFSPRAVIEGLMKNRHGQDLDVVIMVMDVAAHAGRI; encoded by the coding sequence ATGACAGGCAAGCAGGAACTGAAAAAGACAGGTAAGCTTAAAGACGGCACCGAAGTTATTTTACGTCCGATGACCAAAGCCGACCGCCAGGTGGTGGGGGATTTTTTCAGTCGGCTGACACCCTCGGTGCTCCAGTATGTGCGCAACGACGTCACCGATCCGCAAGTACTTGACAAATGGTTCGAACAACTGAACTACGAAAGGGTTTTCCCTCTGTTGGCCTTAATAGAAAACAGGGTGGTGGCTGATGCGACCCTTCACCGGGTGGCCCACGGGTGGCGGAGACACTTGGGCACCATCAGGATCGTTGTGGATCCGGAATTCCACGAAAAAGGCCTGGGAACCCTGATGATCAACGAACTGATCGATCTGGCCCAGGAGTTCGGGCTGGAGAAACTCATGGTGGAGTTCCCCCTTAAGGCCCATGGCGCCCTGGCGATGTTCAAGAAAGCCGGGTTCAGTCCCCGGGCGGTGATTGAGGGACTTATGAAAAACCGCCATGGCCAGGATTTGGATGTGGTAATCATGGTGATGGATGTGGCCGCACATGCCGGCAGGATTTAG
- a CDS encoding protein kinase: MVRTKDGEKRVVLVIDSDQSDAEKLKNSLVEGGYRVYTSGNLDEALKIAGEQRVDVALLALGRPELDLQRLIKCLQKEKDDIKIPVIVIIESFSEDLVASALKAGAADYLTRPVDCQELLRRTGVYARLGECSIHDDGNEINGLQELEPPSSCKKLLARFLPGLAERLQSRFRADEFLGHRYKKVARLGLGSFGEVWKVREVLNVSPALFVAKIPLSKKLNPKIEKEARILRMLAGHAGVPEVCEIIEVNKKRVLIQEFVAGKTLLEVIERELEEKEVESVVIQLLDVVAHAHDLGIIHRDIKPGNVMVKPDGTIKLLDFGAAKELKEKDISGTVTGSRPFMSPEQIMGKSQRRSDVWALGVVMYVLYTGMFPFYHEVEKVLMDMILELPVPPPGKHNEDLNPEIEQIILKCLEKNPEERYPDAGTLKKAIKAKFPDYGSSVLPLF, from the coding sequence ATGGTCCGGACAAAGGACGGTGAAAAGCGGGTGGTTTTAGTCATCGACAGCGACCAATCCGACGCTGAAAAACTAAAGAACTCTCTTGTCGAGGGCGGCTACCGGGTCTATACCTCCGGTAACCTGGATGAGGCTTTGAAGATCGCCGGAGAGCAAAGGGTCGATGTGGCCCTTCTGGCCCTGGGTCGGCCGGAACTTGACCTGCAAAGGCTTATTAAATGCCTGCAAAAGGAAAAAGATGATATCAAGATCCCGGTAATCGTAATCATAGAAAGCTTTTCAGAGGACCTGGTGGCCTCGGCCTTAAAAGCCGGAGCAGCGGACTATCTCACAAGGCCCGTCGATTGCCAAGAACTCTTAAGGAGGACCGGAGTTTACGCCCGCCTCGGTGAATGCAGTATACATGATGATGGTAATGAAATCAATGGCTTGCAGGAGCTCGAGCCGCCATCCTCCTGTAAGAAGCTTCTGGCCAGATTTTTGCCCGGGTTGGCGGAACGTCTTCAATCCCGTTTCAGGGCCGACGAGTTTCTGGGCCACCGCTATAAAAAAGTTGCCAGGTTGGGGCTAGGGAGCTTTGGTGAAGTCTGGAAGGTCCGGGAGGTGTTGAATGTCTCTCCTGCTCTTTTTGTAGCCAAAATCCCGCTAAGCAAAAAGTTGAACCCCAAGATTGAAAAGGAGGCCCGGATTCTAAGGATGCTGGCCGGTCATGCCGGTGTGCCTGAAGTTTGCGAAATAATAGAAGTAAATAAAAAAAGGGTGCTCATCCAGGAGTTTGTTGCAGGAAAAACCCTTCTCGAGGTGATTGAGCGCGAACTGGAGGAAAAGGAGGTGGAATCGGTTGTGATCCAACTTTTGGATGTTGTTGCTCACGCCCACGATTTGGGAATTATCCACCGAGACATCAAGCCGGGAAACGTAATGGTCAAACCGGACGGCACCATTAAGCTTTTGGATTTCGGCGCCGCCAAGGAACTCAAAGAGAAGGATATATCCGGTACGGTGACCGGCTCCCGGCCCTTTATGTCTCCGGAGCAGATTATGGGTAAAAGCCAGCGTCGCTCGGACGTCTGGGCGCTGGGGGTCGTCATGTACGTACTCTACACCGGGATGTTTCCGTTCTATCACGAGGTGGAAAAGGTGCTCATGGACATGATTCTGGAACTTCCAGTCCCCCCACCAGGAAAACACAATGAGGACCTAAATCCCGAAATCGAGCAGATCATATTGAAATGCCTTGAGAAAAATCCGGAAGAACGTTATCCTGATGCCGGAACTCTTAAGAAGGCCATCAAAGCCAAATTTCCTGACTATGGCAGCAGCGTTTTACCGCTCTTTTAA
- a CDS encoding OFA family MFS transporter — protein sequence MGKYAEGYNKPVDAIPGRGWATILAGTTINLCLGCLYAWSVWLKYLTDDVYMKAHGWPAALTAEQASNPASLCILIFALLMIPGGKIQDKYGPSVAGTISAIFMGIGMIIAGTAHSYAGILWGFGVGGGIAMGIGYAAPVPATRRWVGPHQVGLMIGITVAGYGGAAFYVSPLIQWLITSYSLSASFLVLGVAYLIVIFIAAQVLKWPEPGYVPPQPVTVAAKKAASSAVDWTAGEMAGTWQMYALIALFCLNTQAGLLIIGHAAKIVKPFLESGFILVAAGGFMNAAGRVGTGKYSDIIGRDKAYMINAAVAAVCLFALPMMIAAKSLVLTFTACMIAYWVYGGGLALMPSYTADFYGPKNLGFNYGLVFIGWGLGAFMPKLAGKIKDATGSYDAAFYVAGGLLILAILIALVTKKPQKAGA from the coding sequence ATGGGAAAGTATGCCGAGGGGTACAATAAACCAGTAGATGCAATCCCCGGGCGCGGCTGGGCCACCATCTTGGCTGGTACGACCATCAACTTATGTCTGGGCTGTCTGTATGCTTGGTCCGTCTGGCTCAAGTACCTCACAGACGACGTTTACATGAAGGCTCACGGCTGGCCCGCCGCTCTTACGGCAGAGCAGGCTTCCAACCCGGCGTCTTTGTGTATTTTAATCTTTGCCCTGCTGATGATTCCCGGCGGGAAGATCCAGGATAAATACGGTCCCTCCGTGGCCGGCACCATCTCTGCAATCTTCATGGGGATAGGCATGATCATCGCCGGTACGGCTCACTCCTACGCCGGAATCCTGTGGGGATTCGGCGTCGGCGGCGGAATCGCCATGGGCATTGGTTATGCCGCTCCGGTCCCGGCAACGCGGCGATGGGTCGGACCGCACCAGGTCGGTCTCATGATCGGCATCACGGTCGCAGGTTACGGCGGCGCGGCCTTTTACGTGTCCCCGCTCATCCAGTGGCTGATTACCAGTTATTCGCTTTCGGCCTCATTTCTGGTGCTTGGTGTCGCTTACCTGATCGTCATCTTTATCGCGGCCCAGGTTCTGAAATGGCCGGAACCCGGCTACGTACCGCCCCAACCGGTGACGGTCGCGGCCAAAAAAGCGGCATCCTCCGCGGTGGACTGGACTGCCGGAGAAATGGCCGGAACCTGGCAGATGTATGCCCTGATCGCTCTTTTCTGTCTGAACACCCAGGCCGGTCTGCTGATTATCGGCCATGCTGCCAAGATCGTTAAACCCTTCCTGGAGAGTGGATTTATCCTGGTTGCAGCCGGCGGATTTATGAACGCCGCGGGCCGGGTCGGAACCGGCAAGTACTCGGACATCATCGGCCGGGACAAGGCCTACATGATCAATGCCGCGGTCGCGGCTGTCTGTCTATTCGCGCTGCCCATGATGATTGCGGCCAAGTCGCTTGTCCTGACGTTCACGGCCTGTATGATCGCTTACTGGGTCTACGGCGGCGGCCTGGCCTTGATGCCCTCCTATACGGCTGACTTTTACGGCCCCAAGAACCTGGGCTTCAACTACGGCCTGGTCTTCATCGGCTGGGGTCTGGGCGCCTTCATGCCCAAGCTGGCAGGTAAAATCAAGGACGCAACCGGATCATACGACGCTGCGTTTTACGTCGCAGGAGGGTTGCTCATTCTCGCAATTTTGATTGCCTTGGTTACCAAGAAACCTCAAAAGGCAGGAGCCTAA
- a CDS encoding TetR/AcrR family transcriptional regulator: MGIKERKERERGRRRQQIMIAAKRVFSEKSFNRATMEDIAKEAELSPGTIYLYFKNKDELFASLSLRILHYMSIRLEHVLKEKNQDPVQKIQALKEALYEVYEFDPLVLINMFHLQSSETLKNLSPDLLADIKELSRTSFGSMAKIFEEGIRNGDFIDRHPVALSDIVWALFSGVVLWEESKRLIDSKKDYLKSTLEIAFEIFGRGIQTCPEPAS, from the coding sequence ATGGGCATCAAGGAAAGGAAAGAGCGAGAAAGGGGCAGAAGGCGGCAGCAAATCATGATCGCCGCTAAAAGGGTGTTTTCTGAAAAGAGTTTCAACAGAGCCACGATGGAAGATATTGCCAAGGAGGCAGAGCTTAGCCCTGGAACTATTTACCTATATTTCAAGAACAAAGACGAATTGTTTGCTTCCCTTTCCTTACGGATCCTCCATTATATGAGCATTCGACTGGAACATGTCCTCAAGGAAAAGAATCAGGATCCTGTCCAAAAAATACAAGCCCTCAAAGAAGCTCTGTATGAAGTCTACGAGTTCGATCCGCTGGTCCTTATCAATATGTTCCACCTTCAATCGAGTGAAACCCTTAAAAATTTGTCACCGGATCTCCTTGCAGACATAAAAGAGTTATCCCGAACTTCTTTCGGTTCAATGGCTAAAATTTTTGAGGAAGGAATTCGAAACGGCGATTTTATCGACAGGCATCCGGTAGCTTTGTCCGATATTGTTTGGGCGTTATTTTCGGGAGTTGTTCTTTGGGAAGAAAGCAAACGATTGATCGACAGCAAAAAGGACTACTTGAAATCGACCCTTGAAATTGCATTTGAAATTTTTGGCCGAGGTATTCAAACTTGTCCTGAGCCTGCAAGCTAA